A stretch of Dehalococcoidia bacterium DNA encodes these proteins:
- a CDS encoding response regulator gives MNEKILIVDDEAPVRESLMRVLRAVSYQVDGAASGAEALEKLAASPCDLLVADIRMPGMDGLEMMRQAKKRDPHVACLFLTGYGTIDTAIEALDLGVQGFVLKPVAPDKLLRSVEQALARVRADRETSRLRALTPLLEVSRALVAEVDLESLFSLILKLVQQETRADRASLMMVDDGGKELTIRAAYGLPQEYIGNRRKVQDTVAGWVAERGEPLLIQSGASTPPDMQREMTARDTGSALCLPLKAKGKVIGVMNLSKQRGN, from the coding sequence GTGAATGAGAAGATACTGATTGTTGACGACGAGGCGCCGGTGCGCGAGTCCCTGATGCGGGTGCTCCGCGCCGTGAGCTATCAGGTGGACGGGGCCGCCTCCGGCGCGGAGGCCCTCGAAAAGCTCGCCGCATCGCCCTGTGACCTGCTGGTCGCGGACATCCGCATGCCGGGGATGGACGGCCTGGAGATGATGCGCCAGGCCAAGAAGCGCGACCCCCACGTAGCCTGCCTGTTCCTCACCGGCTATGGCACCATTGATACCGCCATCGAGGCGCTGGACCTGGGGGTCCAGGGCTTCGTGCTGAAGCCCGTCGCTCCGGACAAGCTGCTGCGCTCCGTGGAGCAGGCGCTGGCCCGCGTGCGCGCCGACCGGGAGACATCCCGCCTGCGGGCGCTGACGCCCCTGCTGGAGGTCTCCCGCGCCCTGGTGGCGGAGGTGGACCTGGAGAGCCTGTTCTCCCTCATCCTCAAGCTCGTTCAGCAGGAGACCAGGGCTGACCGGGCCTCCCTCATGATGGTGGACGACGGCGGCAAGGAGCTGACTATCCGCGCGGCCTACGGCCTGCCTCAGGAGTACATCGGCAACCGCCGCAAGGTCCAGGACACCGTTGCCGGCTGGGTGGCGGAACGGGGCGAGCCGCTCCTGATCCAGAGCGGGGCGTCCACCCCGCCGGACATGCAGCGGGAGATGACGGCCAGGGACACCGGCTCGGCGCTGTGCCTGCCGCTGAAGGCCAAGGGGAAGGTCATCGGGGTGATGAACCTGTCCAAGCAGCGGGGCAACG
- a CDS encoding response regulator transcription factor produces the protein MFVSSGQPYWQHGPAPESRTRVFLAIGDIAYLQSVRATFVRNVDMAVVGAVSTLAGASHSVETTHPHVVVASMDITSAEELPLARSIRQKVPNVSFVALVPEDDDAHVLLAINAGAAACVRKDALPEFLPGIVRSVHAGEYPIQYTLLGRSRVASHVLRQVQHMAFKTDSPQSMRAECPLSPRETEVLTVISSGKSNKEIACLLHISEQTVKNHVNAILRKIEANDRTHAVVRALRHGWITLNGQETERTAIA, from the coding sequence ATGTTCGTCTCCTCAGGCCAGCCCTACTGGCAACACGGACCAGCGCCGGAGAGCAGGACACGCGTTTTCCTCGCCATAGGGGACATCGCCTACCTGCAGAGCGTCCGCGCCACGTTCGTCCGCAACGTTGACATGGCCGTGGTGGGCGCCGTGAGCACTCTGGCGGGGGCCTCGCACTCCGTCGAAACGACCCATCCGCACGTCGTTGTGGCAAGCATGGACATCACCAGCGCCGAGGAACTTCCGCTGGCGCGCAGCATCAGGCAAAAGGTTCCAAACGTCTCCTTCGTCGCGCTCGTGCCCGAAGACGATGACGCCCACGTGCTCCTCGCCATCAACGCGGGCGCCGCGGCGTGCGTGCGCAAGGACGCGCTGCCGGAGTTCCTGCCCGGCATTGTGCGGAGCGTCCACGCGGGCGAATATCCCATCCAGTACACCCTGCTGGGACGGTCCAGGGTCGCATCCCACGTCCTGCGGCAGGTCCAGCACATGGCCTTCAAGACCGACTCCCCTCAGTCAATGCGTGCGGAGTGCCCGCTTTCGCCCCGCGAGACGGAGGTCCTCACCGTCATATCCAGCGGCAAGTCGAACAAGGAGATCGCCTGCCTGTTGCACATCAGCGAGCAGACAGTCAAGAACCACGTGAACGCCATTCTGAGGAAGATCGAGGCCAATGACCGCACCCACGCCGTGGTGCGGGCCTTGCGCCACGGATGGATCACGCTGAACGGGCAGGAGACCGAACGTACTGCTATTGCCTAG
- a CDS encoding ABC transporter ATP-binding protein, with protein MRPVVEAEGLVKRYDERVAVDGISFRVQPQECFGFLGPNGAGKTSTMRMIACVSPLTAGVLRVLGRDVRADPRGIKARLGMVPQENNLDPDLTVLQNLLVYARYFDMPLSLARQRSAEVLELFHLADRARSPIADLSGGMRRRLVLARGLLNAPELLILDEPTTGLDPQARHLVWDKVRYLKGRGVTMLLSTHYMDEAAVLCDRLIIMHQGRIVAEGRPAEMVAQHVGREVIEVRPEPADRARVIGLLRERGMAPEEAGEALYLFGQDGDVVLGWLGSQVRGVVRRTATLEDVFLKMTGRVLREE; from the coding sequence GTGCGGCCCGTGGTGGAAGCTGAAGGGCTGGTCAAGCGGTACGACGAGCGCGTCGCGGTGGACGGCATCTCGTTCCGCGTTCAGCCTCAGGAGTGCTTCGGCTTCCTGGGGCCTAACGGCGCGGGCAAGACCAGCACCATGCGCATGATCGCCTGCGTTTCCCCCCTGACCGCGGGCGTTCTCCGCGTCCTCGGTCGAGACGTGCGCGCGGACCCGCGGGGCATCAAGGCGCGGTTGGGCATGGTTCCCCAGGAGAACAACCTGGACCCGGACCTCACGGTGCTGCAAAACCTCCTGGTGTACGCCCGTTACTTCGACATGCCTTTGTCCCTGGCGCGCCAGCGGTCGGCGGAGGTGCTGGAGCTGTTCCATCTCGCGGACCGGGCGCGGAGTCCCATTGCCGACCTCTCCGGCGGGATGCGGCGTCGTCTGGTCCTGGCCAGGGGGCTGCTGAACGCCCCTGAGCTTCTCATCCTGGACGAGCCGACCACCGGCCTGGACCCCCAGGCGCGCCACCTGGTGTGGGACAAGGTCCGCTACCTGAAAGGCAGGGGTGTGACGATGCTCCTGTCCACGCACTACATGGATGAAGCGGCGGTCCTCTGCGACCGCCTTATTATCATGCACCAGGGGCGCATCGTGGCCGAGGGCAGGCCCGCCGAGATGGTGGCTCAGCACGTGGGCCGTGAGGTGATTGAGGTGCGGCCGGAGCCCGCCGACCGCGCGCGCGTCATCGGCTTGCTGCGCGAGCGCGGCATGGCGCCGGAGGAAGCGGGCGAGGCGCTGTACCTCTTTGGCCAGGACGGGGATGTCGTGCTGGGCTGGCTGGGATCCCAAGTACGTGGCGTGGTCCGGCGAACCGCCACGCTGGAGGACGTCTTCCTGAAGATGACGGGGCGCGTCCTGCGGGAGGAGTAG
- a CDS encoding tetratricopeptide repeat protein: MTLYQTEEKARLRRELSKEAITLAMQNRWDQAVHVNRNILEVFPTDVEAMNRLGKALTELGQYAEARDAFKKALGVAPHNTIAKRNLERLTLLRDGKARVREEPKPVRPDQFIEATGKAGTTTLVNLASSEKLAKLSAGDPVSLKVRGNALVVESLAGEYAGRLEPKLAARLVKLMEGGNKYTAAITSNNARDVRVIIREVFQHPSQRGRISFPAKEIADFRPYVRGSLMRYDLAEEEDEAAASDGEAGGEGEWVAGKKVKEVLEGKDALGEDEGEGETPLAPRPEADADEEEET; encoded by the coding sequence ATGACGTTGTATCAGACAGAGGAAAAGGCTCGCCTGCGCCGCGAGCTCAGTAAAGAGGCCATCACCCTGGCGATGCAGAACCGCTGGGATCAGGCTGTCCACGTCAACCGGAATATTCTGGAGGTCTTCCCTACTGACGTGGAGGCCATGAACCGGCTGGGGAAGGCTCTGACGGAGCTGGGACAGTACGCGGAGGCGCGGGACGCGTTCAAGAAGGCCCTGGGGGTGGCGCCGCACAACACCATCGCCAAGCGCAACCTGGAGCGTCTGACCCTGCTTCGCGACGGCAAGGCCCGCGTTCGAGAGGAACCCAAGCCGGTGCGGCCCGACCAGTTCATTGAGGCCACGGGCAAGGCGGGGACCACCACGCTGGTCAATCTGGCGTCGAGCGAGAAGCTGGCGAAGCTCTCGGCGGGAGACCCGGTCTCGCTCAAAGTGCGGGGCAACGCGCTGGTGGTGGAGAGCCTGGCGGGCGAGTACGCGGGTCGGTTGGAGCCGAAGCTGGCGGCGCGCCTGGTCAAGCTGATGGAAGGCGGGAACAAGTACACCGCGGCCATCACCAGCAACAACGCGCGGGATGTGCGGGTTATCATTCGCGAGGTGTTCCAGCACCCCAGCCAGCGCGGGCGTATTTCATTCCCCGCCAAGGAAATAGCGGACTTTCGTCCTTATGTCCGGGGCAGCTTGATGCGCTACGATCTGGCGGAAGAGGAAGACGAGGCTGCCGCCAGCGACGGCGAGGCGGGTGGAGAAGGGGAATGGGTCGCGGGCAAGAAGGTGAAAGAGGTGCTGGAGGGCAAGGACGCGCTGGGCGAAGATGAAGGGGAAGGGGAGACGCCTCTCGCTCCGCGGCCTGAGGCGGACGCGGACGAGGAGGAGGAGACGTAG
- a CDS encoding caspase family protein, with translation MPNTTDEPVDASAEIPAPNVHVIIAAVWDYENKALQGLSGPAKDVVMMKRFFDSTESNVGVHASKEVEVLENPTAEKLRAVLVNYQDTRSATGDILIFYFSGHGAVLGDQFVFCFKDTMIRPDGTYVPLTVLRFDDIVQTLAGAQVHPVFILDACFSGTAGANDLLSLVSAMHEKVRLASGRSYALLCACHAQGPAEDTPKGGAFTKALFDAGQAGLADKAHRRQKFLEVKDLSQSVQARLTREGFPLPKSWFGDDLPSFPLVRNVAFQPRIETLMPHHGQTLDLLWNNGNPRTVTITDIRENCGQSAYGNHRKLSWGWNLVENAGDSKHRRLTELGKRFMAGDLKVSEVIEWDPVKSVWRAAKDARQIARSEIGATKALMARVRKHSSKRTRKQ, from the coding sequence ATGCCAAACACAACTGATGAACCAGTGGACGCCTCCGCTGAGATACCAGCACCAAACGTGCACGTGATCATTGCGGCTGTTTGGGACTACGAAAATAAAGCACTCCAAGGTCTTAGTGGCCCTGCGAAAGATGTCGTGATGATGAAGCGATTCTTCGACTCCACCGAATCAAATGTGGGCGTGCATGCGAGCAAAGAGGTAGAAGTCCTGGAAAACCCCACCGCTGAGAAATTAAGAGCCGTACTTGTAAATTATCAAGACACTCGCTCAGCCACGGGCGACATTCTTATTTTCTATTTCTCTGGTCATGGCGCGGTGCTTGGGGATCAATTTGTGTTCTGCTTTAAAGACACCATGATTCGACCAGATGGCACCTATGTACCGCTTACCGTCCTCAGGTTCGATGATATTGTTCAGACCTTGGCTGGTGCTCAGGTTCATCCGGTCTTTATCCTCGACGCATGTTTCAGTGGAACGGCTGGCGCGAATGATCTGCTCAGTCTAGTTAGCGCAATGCACGAAAAGGTGCGCCTCGCTTCCGGTCGTTCCTACGCTCTGCTATGCGCGTGTCATGCACAAGGGCCAGCCGAGGACACACCCAAAGGCGGCGCTTTCACCAAAGCACTCTTCGATGCAGGACAGGCTGGTCTTGCCGATAAGGCACACCGGCGGCAAAAGTTCTTGGAGGTGAAAGACTTATCGCAATCGGTTCAGGCCAGACTCACGCGGGAAGGATTCCCTCTTCCAAAGTCATGGTTTGGTGATGACTTGCCGTCGTTTCCGCTAGTTCGGAATGTGGCATTCCAACCGCGAATTGAAACTCTGATGCCGCACCACGGGCAGACACTCGATTTGCTCTGGAATAATGGGAACCCGCGCACCGTGACCATTACGGACATTAGGGAGAATTGTGGACAGAGCGCCTACGGCAATCACCGTAAGCTGAGTTGGGGGTGGAATCTTGTTGAGAACGCAGGAGATTCAAAGCATAGACGGCTCACAGAGCTAGGGAAACGGTTCATGGCTGGTGACCTTAAAGTTTCTGAGGTGATTGAATGGGACCCAGTCAAGAGTGTCTGGCGTGCCGCCAAGGATGCCAGACAAATTGCGCGCTCAGAGATTGGAGCAACCAAGGCTCTGATGGCAAGAGTAAGAAAGCACAGCTCGAAGCGAACTAGGAAGCAGTAG